From the genome of Thermaerobacter marianensis DSM 12885:
CGCTGCCGCTGGCCGCCCGACAGCTCCCGGGGCTTTCTCCGCAGCAGCTTGTCGAGCCCCAGCAGTTCCGTCACGCGCCCGACCCGCTGGCGGATCTCCGCCTCGGGCACCCGGCGCAGGCGAAGCCCGAAGGCGATGTTCTCGAACACATCGAGGTGGGGGTAGATGGCGTAGTTCTGGAAGACCATGGCCACGTCCCGCTCGCCCGGGGCCCAGCGGGACGCCGGGCGGCCGTCGATGTAGAGCTCGCCGTCCGTCAGTTCCTCGAGGCCCGCCACCAGGCGCAGCGCGGTGCTCTTGCCGCAGCCCGACGGCCCCAATAGCACCAGGCGCTCCCCGGGTTCGACGGTCAGGTCCAGGCGGTCCAGGGCGGTGACACCGTCGAACCGCTTCGTCGCACCCTCGAAACGGATGGCCCCTCGATCCTGCATCGCATCCACCTCCTCAACCCTTGATCCCCGCCGACAGGAACGTTTGGACCACGTAACGCTGGGCCACCCAGTAGGCCAGCAGCGGGGGCAGGGCCGCCAGCGTCGCGGCTGCCATCATGGGGCCCCAGGACGTGCCGCCCTCCTCGCTGACGAACAACTGCAGCGCCAGGGGCAGGGTGAACATGTTCTCGTCCTTGATGATCAGAAGCGGCCAGAGATACTCGTTCCAGGTGTTGATGAACACCAGGATGCCCAGGGCGATGAACACCGGGCGCAGGTTCGGGATGAAGACCTTGCGGATCACCTGCAGGTGGGTCGCCCCCTCCAAGCGGGCCGCCTCCACCAGACTGGCGGGTACCGAGCGAAAGGCTTGCCGCAACAAGAAGATGCCCATGGCCTCCGCCAGGTGGGGCGCCATGAGGCCCGCGTAGGAGTCGAGCCAGCCGAGCC
Proteins encoded in this window:
- a CDS encoding carbohydrate ABC transporter permease, yielding MKADQKVHLKALPWHLVLIVACGVSLLPIAWMVGTAFKFQDEIFTSFLSPIPHRPTLSNFLYVWDRIPFARYFFNSLVVAALVTAAQLVTATLAAYGFTQFRFPGREFLFYAVVASMLVPVQVTMLPNYLVVARLGWLDSYAGLMAPHLAEAMGIFLLRQAFRSVPASLVEAARLEGATHLQVIRKVFIPNLRPVFIALGILVFINTWNEYLWPLLIIKDENMFTLPLALQLFVSEEGGTSWGPMMAAATLAALPPLLAYWVAQRYVVQTFLSAGIKG